The genomic window ggtgttgcaggactgtgtgatggggagccacagtgggtggaggtggggtgttgcagTAGTCAGATTGCTCCAGTCCCATCTGGTCTGCAGCCTGGCTGAGAAACGGTTCACCACCAACAGAGGAGCCTAATTGCATCTGCTGAACTGGGCCAGGAATCAATACTGCACTGGGCCGGACAACAAACACCAGACTGCATATACAGCCTGTTTATAGAGGGGAGAGATATTGAcagtctgtctccccctccaactccctgcttctttctctctcctcctccctccctccctccctccctcacacccctccccccccccacacacacacacacaccagttcacCCTACAGCTCTgctccacactaacacacacaccatgacaacTGCCTatcaatgtgttgattggagGCCCGAGGCTTGTCACTGATTAGAGGACACAGCACACTGATTATGTCATCAGATGACCTTTGCCCTAAGGAAGTAATTAGGTCCTGATGCCCTGATTCACTGTTCACATTCAAATGTGGGCCATTATCTGGCAATCACTTCGCATCAGAAATTATTATGAATATATCATGTAGATTATGGCTTCCAACAGAATCTCCTTGATATTTCTCAGAAGGCATTAGATACcaaaaacatgttaaattataAGGACAATAAATGTTTATGCAAGGTGTGTCCTGAGCTCCGCTTAGTGGACATTTGTTGTCATTGCAGTGATTTACGACAGACGCACCTGCCTCATATCAATGTTTTTCTGCCTCAACATTGCAGCATGGCAACCATGCACATACTGCATGGCAACCATGCACATACTGCATGGCAACCATGCACATACTGGAGTTGGTGTCATCCCTCCTGTCGTTTAGCAAAACCCACTTTTCAATATCTTGAACCATTTCCTTAAAATACAAACCTCGAGCTACATGTTCAGACGCACACAGGATAATTTACACCAGGAGATACACTACTTACAGAGAACACAACGTCGAACTCCGAGCCTGTGAGCGGTTTGTCGCCCAGATCCTCAAAGTAGTCTGCTAGCGCGTCTAACGTCTCGTCAGCCAGTTTCTCATACTGCGCCTCACTTATATCACTGTCGGAACAAGGAGCATTGTGACTGTTCAGAGATAGTGCAACTGTACACGGAGTAAATATCAACTAAACTAATGTAGCTGTCAAACTGAACGTACTTTACTGAAAAGTTGTAGAATACTACCTGGTATGCACAGCCTCCGCCTTTGTCAGAGCTGTGGTGTGTAGATCCCGCCTTCGCTCACCTCCGACTAGTCTGGTATCAAACACCTGAGAGATGACAAGGAAATTCATCAGGAAGGCAGCGCTATAGTAAAACAATTGTTGATGACAGAACGATCAAGTTATTTGATATAGATATAACTTATTTATCTGTCATAAACATGGTCATGGTTGTAGTGCTGCGAGTGTTACCTCTAGGGAGAGCAGGTCCCTACACGGCACCACCGTTGTGTCCGCGAGACGGGTCCACAGTTGCTGAAAGATAGGAGAGATGCTAGTTAGCTTGCTGGCTAATGCTAGCGTTAATTTCGTTAGCTACACGCTAATGTTTGTTATGCTAGCTAGCGAGCAGAAGTTGTGAAGCTTGGTTCATATTTCACAGTGCAATTATACCTGAGTTGACAGACACGTGGTCCCTGGTTCAGACATCGTTTTCTGAGGTATTCTAGTTTGACTTCGCCGGTGGCGAAAAAGGTGATGAAAACATAGTCTTTTACTTGACAACCTTAGCATATTCCTGTCAGGGGAACACAAATCCAGTTCGAGTGATTACGTCTGTCCGTGAATCGACTCCTCGCGGCTGTTCAGAGGCGCGCGCGCTACCGCCACCTATCGCTATGGAGTGACGGTTTGATTCAGGATATCGTGCTGTCGCGCAATTTAGTGGATCTAACACCAGAGGTTGCACGgacacacagaaatatctgtCGAGTCTGAACGCAGTAGTTAAAGGCACCGGGTCCATTTTCTTTTCAAAGTTGAATTGACAAACTGGGATTGGACTGAGGACTAAAGATGTGGAACGCCACGTGGCGTCCCGAAGCTCACCTAGTAGAACGCGTACCCCTCAGCCTAGGGCCTTACCGCAGCAGCAAGGGTTCGAAACCAGCCTGGGCTCTTTGCTgcatgtcatcccctctctctccctgcctgtcctgtctctctacaCAGTCACTCTCAAAAATAAAGCAGAGATTACAGCAGAGCCTAAACGATGTCTCTAAGCAGCAGCTGCTTCACTACTGAGGCCTCTTATAACCAGGACCTGGATGGACTGGTTGAAGCCTGATCAAGGAATTAATGAACTGCTAATTCAGTTCCCTGTGACAATGTATGTAAAGTATGCAGTCATCTTATCTATACTGTGAAAGACAAGCAGAGGAGTGTGGTGAAGGCCAGACTTCAACACGGCttatcccagcccccctctctctgacctgttgCTTAGCGACACACGTCACTACAGGTATTAAACCATGAATATTCAGGAACTTTCCGCTGCCGTCCTGCAGAGGGATCAGCCAATTGGTAGTCCCGGAGCTGGTGAGATGTGATGAACTCTAAGCTGATtggctgtcctctcctctggtgAGGGGAGTCCATTGTGACATCAGGGTGGATCTCTGCTGCTGGATCTACCAACCTCAGCTGGGATTCAGGGTCAAGGAGAGAAAGTTACGGCTTTCTAATCGTGTTGGTGTGACTGGCTCAGTCCTGttctgtgtgtaagagagagagagatacagaacccagtcctgttctgtgttaagagagagagatacagaacccagtcctgttctgtgttaagagagagagatacagaacccagtcctgttctgtgtgtaagagaggaAGATACAGAACTCAGTCCTGttctgtgtgtaagagagagagatacagaactcagtcctgttctgtgtgtaagagagagagagattcagaacccagtcctgttctgtgtgttaagagagagagatacagaacccagtcctgttctgtgtgtaagagagggagatacagaacCCAGTCCTGTTCTGTGTGTTAAGAGAGATACAGAACCCAGTCCTGTTCTGTGTGTTAAGATACAGAACCCAGTCCTGTtctatgtgtaagagagagagagatacaaaacccagtcctgttctgtgtgtaagagagagagatacagaactcagtcctgttctgtgtgttaagagagagagatataggccTAGACAGCCATGTTTCCAAGCTGTATATTATTATCATCTGTCTGTGAGGCACAGTGTGTCTTTctgttatgtacatgtgtgacCCAACCCTTAACCCCACACTGAACGCATTCTGACTGCATCAACTGCTTTAAAGGAGATTGACATTGTGGACTTTTTACGAACTCTACAAGTTGGGAAACGATTCAGTTGCTGACAAGATACCGTTCATTTTGATGTTCACATTGTGGTCACATTGTGACAAGCTTCCAGGTCAAGGAGAGATATTTCTTCTTACATCGGTATTGTACATAATGTTATGTTTCATTACCCCTATGCTCAATGTGTAAAAATGAGCACACATAGAATGTTTTTGAATTTTTATTGTaaattattgttattttattaCAAAATATATGCAAAATATTTGAATTCGCAAAACTATAATTCTCTCATATTTGTAAAGGAACAGTTCCAACCAGACTCACCTGCCTGACACCTCCTCTCTACTGTACTACGTACCTTGTGAGCTGTTTTACAGATATGAGGCCAGACTGGTTTGGACCTCCTCTGTTTTACAGATATGAGGCCAGACTAGTTTGGACCTCCTCTGTTTTACAGATATGAGGCCAGACTGGTTTGGACCTCCTCTGTTTTACAGATATGAGGCCAGACTGGTTTGGGCCTCATGAACATAATGAACACAGAGGAAGTGATTTAGCTAAGTCACTGTACTGCTCTGACAGTCAGCCCCAATCACACTGTACATAGAAACCACAGCCAACCACACAGGCTGCAGAGCACctttgtgaaacacacacacgcacacacacgcacgcacgcacacacacacacacacacacacacacgcacgcacacgcacacgtatTCAATCTCAATAAAGTACATAGTAAGGTAAGCTACAACGGAACTGCTTTTAGGGGCCATTCACACTCAACAGAAAAACATTCACTTAAAGGAATGATTGGTTCTAGGTTAAGAAGGCTGTATTTGGCAATTTATACTTGTTGGTAAAACATTAGCGTGTACTTTGCAATATTTTGTTCTGTCTTACTTTGCGTGCTGCGCAACATAAAATTCCTTTTATACTGACAAATCCCTTTTTAACAAACACAATCACCCTTAATTGTTGAAGgagacagatgcaaactgtGCCGTTCATCCAGCTCTCAGTTCACATATTCCCATCTTAAATTATACAAACATTGTCATGAGGAATAGATGTCCCACCTCAGTCATGGTACCACAGACCATCACATTAGAGACATCGTCTGGAAACCTAGTCTGCTTGGACCTGCTTAGTAGAATCCCTTTAAATATTACAATATGTCTACAGGTCTGTATTGATTGATGCTGAATTCTGAAATGAAAGCGGCCTTGTTTAGTGGTTGGTTTGTGCTCTCTCCTTGGTGAGAGAACCCTCAAGAACCTTGGGAAACCCCTGGATAACCCTAGAGAACAAAAGTGCTCAGGATGCCTTCTCCGTGCAGATCCCTGGAGCTTCCTGCAGGTTTATCTTGGATCTGCAGGAAGAAATATCAATACATCATATATCAATACATCAAATATCAATACATCATATATCAATACATCATATATCAATACATCAACGTCAAAGAGTAAATAAACAGGACGAccctgtgaggtgtgtgaggggcacaggtgtgtgtgtgaggggtacaggtgtgtgtgaggggtacagatgtgtgtgaggggtaaaggtgtgtgtgtgaggggtacaggtgtgtgtgaggggtacaggtgtgtgtgtgaggggtccaTACCTGTTGTGGGCCATGTGGCTCTTGACCAGGTGTCCGGCGGTTAGAGCAGCCATGAGGGACAGCTCTCCTGCCAGCACCGTGGCACACACCACCCTGGCCAGCTGCCGCGCGTTCTCCCCCGGACTCTCCTGGCACGCCCCCTGCACCCCcagcatctacacacacacctccatcttACCATCAAATCATCACACCATcctgacacagtgtgtgtgtgcgtgtgtgtgtgtaccttgaggcAGGCCTGCTGGGGGGGCAGGATGGTGCCCCCACCCACGGTGCCCAGCTCCAAGGAGGGCATGGTGCAGCTGACGTAGAGGTCCTCTCCCCCCGGCCCACACGCCTCCATCAGCGTCATGCAGTTGCTGCTGCCCACCGTCTGGGCGGGGTCCTAAAACAACAAGATGCCACACTTACTGCCTGAACGCTTTCACCATAGACACTGAAAATGACCCTCTTCTGAAGCTATCATGCTAGCTTTTCTTCACCACCTGAGTCAGTGCTAACCGTGCTGGCCTGCCTCCACCACCTGAGTCAGTGCTAACCGTGCTAGCCTGCCTCCACCACCTGAGTCAGTGCTAACCGTGCTGGCCTGCCTCCACCACCTGAGTCAGTGCTAACCGTGCTAGCCTGCCTCCACCACCTGAGTCAGTGCTAACCGTGCTAGCCTGCCTCCACCACCTGAGTCAGTGCTAACCGTGCTAGCCTGCCTCCACCACCTGAGTCAGTGCTAACCGTGCTAGCCTGCCTCCACCACCTGAGTCAGTGCTAACCGTGCTAGCCTGCCTCCACCACCTGTGTCAGTGATAACCGTGCTAGCCTGCCTCCACCACCTGAGTCAGTGCTAACCGTGCTAGCCTGCCTCCACCACCTGAGTCAGTGCTAACCGTGCTAGCGTCTCACCTGTCCACAGGCGATGTAGATGGCGGCCACCAGGTTGGCGGCGTGAGCGTTGTAGCCGCCGATGCTGCCGGCCATGGCTGAGCCCACCAGGTTCTTATTGATGTTGACGTCCACCAGAGCAGCTGTGCTGGTCTTCAACACCTGGAGGACAGCATGAACACAGCACTCAGAACACAGCACTCAGAACACAGCACTCAGAACACAGCTATCAGAACACAGCACTCAGAACACAGCACTCAGAACACAGCACTCAGAACACAGCACTCAGAACACAGCACTCAGAACACAGCACTCAGAACACAGCACTCAGAACACAGGACATGACAGGGGCATGCTGGACATGTTTGCTGATGGCATGTTGCTGATGGCATGTGGCTTGTACCTCTCGGACCACCTTGGCAGGGATGGTGGCCTCACATACAGCAGACTTCCCTCGGCCCTCGATCCAGTTGATGGCGGCCGGCTTCTTGTCGGTGCAGAAGTTACCGCTGACCGCTAACACCTGCAGGTCTGGATACTGTTCCTGCAGCCTGGCCAGGGCCTGCTCtgtaccctgcacacacacacacacgttagtctgtaccctgcacacacacacacacgttagtctgtaccctgcacacacacacacacgttagtctgtaccctgcacacacacacacacgttagtctgtaccctgcacacacacacacacgtttgtctgtaccctgcacacacacacacacacacgtttgtctgtaccctgcacacacacacacacgttagtctgtaccctgcacacacacacacacacacacacgtttgtctgtatcctgcacacacacacgggttgaGCAACCAGCACAATTGCCCACAGGTGGAGCCCAGAGGTGAAACAGGTGGAGCCCAGAGGTGAAACAGGTGGAGCCCAGAGGTGAAACAGGTGGAGCCCAGAGGTGAAACAGGTGGAGCCCAGAGGTGAAACAGGTGGAGCCCAGAGGTGAAACAGGTGGAGCCCAGAGGTGAAACAGGTGGAGCCCAGAGGTGAAACAGGTGGAGCCCAGAGGTGAAACAGGTGGAGCCCAGAGGTGAAACCTACCTTAGAGATCATGTTCATCCCCATGGCGTCGCCGGTTCGGGATTGGAAGCGGATGTACAGGTTTCTACCAGCTAAGCCAATCAGGAGCTTCTGCACACGAGCAAACCTGACCAATAAGAAGTGTGAGTTACAGGTGAGCCCCGCCC from Osmerus eperlanus chromosome 28, fOsmEpe2.1, whole genome shotgun sequence includes these protein-coding regions:
- the fxn gene encoding frataxin, mitochondrial — encoded protein: MLRLSSKRLCFHHLFRHRRSQTRIPQKTMSEPGTTCLSTQQLWTRLADTTVVPCRDLLSLEVFDTRLVGGERRRDLHTTALTKAEAVHTSDISEAQYEKLADETLDALADYFEDLGDKPLTGSEFDVVFSSGVLTVMLGGEHGTYVINKQTPNKQIWLSSPSSGPKRYDWTGERWIYSHDCVSLHQLLAEEFSLIYHLEVDLSHLPHS